In one Dunckerocampus dactyliophorus isolate RoL2022-P2 chromosome 9, RoL_Ddac_1.1, whole genome shotgun sequence genomic region, the following are encoded:
- the LOC129187186 gene encoding gastrula zinc finger protein XlCGF57.1-like yields MREAESEDPNVKKEEEEPQPTHFKEEEVEPQPPYVKEEEEEPHLTDVKEEEAEPQPPYVKEEEEELSITQEGEHLLGSEEADLTRLPLTGVSVKTEDPEDKPPESSQLHHSPSEEMREAEPSCSSSLQHMTTEADGDHCGGSQADNLLAPLSDSDDTTSHSPEGEDSDFNQESVSSDTDCEGDMMTHTGNKHSESSKKKTGKHFNCSVCDKRFSRKSNLVRHMRTHTGEKPFSCSDCGKRFTQKSVMELHMRTHTGEKPFSCSDCGKRFTQKSVIGLHMRTHTGEKPFSCSHCGKGFTLKANMQSHMRTHTGEKPFSCSDCGKGFTQKTHMRLHMRTHTGEKPFSCSHCGKSFTLKANMQSHTRTHTGEKPFSCLDCGRVFTLKANMQLHMRTHRRKPF; encoded by the coding sequence atgagAGAGGCGGAGTCAGAGGACCCCAACgttaaaaaggaagaggaggagccacagcccacccactttaaagaggaagaggtggagccacagcccccctatgttaaagaggaagaggaggagccacaccTCACCGACGTTAAAGAAGAAGAggcggagccacagcccccctatgttaaagaggaagaggaagaactctccatcactcaggagggagagcatcttcttGGGtcagaggaggctgatctcaccaggttgccactgactggtgtctctgtgaagaccgaagaccctgaagacaaaccacctgagtcctcacagcttcatcatagtccgagtgaggagatgagagaggcggagccttcatgcagcagctcactgcaacacatgacaacagaagctgatggagaccactgtggaggatcacaagcagacaacctcttagctccactgtcagatagtgacgacacaacgtcacactctcctgaaggTGAAGACAGCGACTTCAACCAAGAATCTgtgagcagcgatacagactgtgaaggtgatatgatgactcacactggcaacaaacactctgaaagctctaaaaagaagacaggtaaacattttaactgctcagtttgtgataaaagattttCTCGTAAGAGTAATTTGGttcgacacatgagaacacacacaggagaaaaaccgtttagttgctcagactgtggaaAACGCTTCACTCAAAAGTCAGTCATGGaattacacatgagaacgcacacaggagaaaaaccttttagttgctcagactgtggaaAACGCTTCACTCAAAAGTCAGTCATAGgattacacatgagaacacacacgggagaaaaaccattTAGTTGTTCACACTGTGGTAAAGGCTTCACTTTAAAGGCGAACATGCAAagtcacatgagaacacacacgggagaaaaaccttttagctgctcagactgtggtaaaggcTTCACTCAAAAGACACACATGCGGTTGcatatgagaacacacaccggagaaaaaccttttagttgctcacattgtggtaaaagcttcactttaaaggcaaacatgcaaagtcacacgagaacgcacacaggagaaaaaccttttagttgcttaGACTGTGGTAGAGTGTTCACTTTAAAGGCAAACAtgcaattacacatgagaacacacaggagaaaacccttttag
- the LOC129187184 gene encoding oocyte zinc finger protein XlCOF6.1-like isoform X2, whose protein sequence is MREAESEPPGVKEEEEEPQPSHIKKENGESQPPYFKEEEAESQHTHIKQEKEEPQPPYVKEEEEELSITQEGEHLLGPEEADLTRLPLTGVSVKTEDPEDKPRESSQLHHSPSEEMREAEPSCSSSLQHMTTEADGDHCGGSQADNLLAPLSDSDDTTSHSPEGEDSDFNQESVSSDTDCEGDMMTHTGNKHSESSKKKTGKRFNCSVCDKRFSRKSNLSRHMRTHTGEKPFSCSDCGKCFTQKSVMGLHMRTHTGEKPFSCSDCGKRFTQKSVMELHMRTHTGEKPFSCSHCGKGFTQKSVMGVHMRTHTGEKPFSCLHCGKGFTLKANMQSHMRTHTGEKPFSCSDCGKRFSQKTHMRLHMRTHTGEKPFSCSHCGKSFTLKANMQTHMRTHTGERPFSCSDCGRGFTIKANMQLHMRTHRKKNFQCAQPVLKVSLSR, encoded by the coding sequence ATGAGAGAGGCAGAGTCAGAGCCCCCCggtgttaaagaggaagaggaggagccacagcccagccacattaaaaaggaaaacgGAGAGTCACAGCCTCCCTattttaaagaggaagaggcggAGTCACAGCACACCCACATTAAACAGGaaaaggaggagccacagcccccctatgttaaagaggaagaagaagaactctccatcactcaggagggagagcatcttctagggccggaggaggctgatctcaccaggttgccactgactggtgtctctgtgaagaccgaagaccctgaagacaaaccacgtgagtcctcacagcttcatcatagtccgagtgaggagatgagagaggcggagccttcatgcagcagctcactgcaacacatgacaacagaagctgatggagaccactgtggaggatcacaagcagacaacctcttagctccactgtcagatagtgacgacacaacgtcacactctcctgaaggTGAAGACAGCGACTTCAACCAAGAATCTgtgagcagcgatacagactgtgaaggtgatatgatgactcacactggcaacaaacactctgaaagctctaaaaagaagacaggtaaacgttttaactgctcagtttgtgataaaagattttCTCGTAAGAGTAATTTGTctcgacacatgagaacacacacaggagaaaaaccttttagttgctcagactgtggtaaatgcTTCACTCAAAAGTCAGTTATGGgattacacatgagaacacacacaggagaaaaaccgtttagttgctcagactgtggcaaACGCTTCACACAAAAGTCAGTCATGgaattacacatgagaacacacacaggagaaaaaccttttagttgctcacaCTGTGGTAAAGGCTTCACTCAAAAGTCAGTCATGGGagtacacatgagaacgcacacaggagaaaaaccctttagttgttTACACTGTGGTAAAGGCTTCACTTTAAAGGCAAACATGCAAagtcacatgagaacacacacgggagaaaaaccttttagctgctcagactgtggtaaacgcttcagtcaaaagacacacatgcgattgcacatgagaacacacacaggagaaaaaccttttagttgctcacaCTGCGGTAAAAGCTTCACTTTAaaggcaaacatgcaaactcacatgagaacgcacacaggagaaagaccttttagttgctcagactgtggtagaGGGTTCACTATAAAGGCAAACAtgcaattacacatgagaacacacaggaaaaaaaactttcagtGTGCTCAACCAGTTTTAAAAGTTTCTCTCTCAAGGTAA
- the LOC129187189 gene encoding neoverrucotoxin subunit alpha-like — MLAKSLPAIRDGKQDESALAKVLNNREKSPFSQEHLTKWLDTTERDINVIRSCVEMIMRESNACIVRTKTELDRVVLAPGVTNVLVYVFTNLDPTDPWLDAMAKYLDTSQFQETDEKSSFTNADIIQMREDVQTFLKYAKPLRRSSSVKFLITALPNKKYKVSTIYHYKDGLLFSDKFTVPSLPAPDKITDRNEVIWQATDLTLDENTVNANLTLSEENKKATNSSPRSYPSHSERFIDQPQVLGKEGMTGRHYWEVEWRGETYVVAAYASAPRKGTVFWPQMAKFGDIVSSWAIRVKHDLQIQLKTTGVSFTMWKHAFSGIQKLGVFLDWAGGTLSFYGVSGNKMKHYYTFKEAFDEPIYAGFAAYDKQSYALLSSF, encoded by the exons ATGTTGGCTAAGAGTCTTCCTGCTATCCGTGATGGCAAACAAGACGAGAGCGCCTTAGCAAAAGTCCTAAACAACCGTGAAAAGTCTCCATTCAGTCAAGAACACCTCACCAAGTGGTTGGACACCACAGAACGAGACATCAATGTCATTCGGTCGTGTGTTGAGATGATAATGCGTGAATCAAATGCCTGCATCGTTCGCACAAAGACCGAATTGGATCGAGTGGTTCTCGCTCCAGGTGTCACAAATGTTCTCGTCTATGTTTTCACCAACTTGGACCCTACTGATCCTTGGCTTGATGCCATGGCCAAATACTTAGACACATCCCAATTCCAAGAAACCGATGAAAAATCGTCCTTCACAAATGCTGATATCATCCAAATGAGAGAAGATGTCCAAACGTTCCTTAAATATGCCAAACCTCTGAGGCGTAGCAGCAGCGTAAAGTTCCTCATAACTGCCCTACCAAATAAGAAATACAAGGTATCGACCATCTACCATTACAAGGACGGCCTTCTGTTCAGTGACAAGTTCACAGTGCCATCCCTCCCAGCACCTGACAAGATCACAGACAGAAATGAAGTCATCTGGC AGGCTACTGATCTCACATTGGATGAAAATACTGTCAACGCAAACCTCACTCTGTCTGAGGAAAACAAGAAGGCAACAAATAGCAGCCCCAGGTCATATCCTTCTCACTCTGAGAGGTTTATTGATCAACCTCAAGTTCTCGGCAAAGAAGGGATGACTGGTCGTCATTATTGGGAGGTTGAATGGAGGGGTGAAACTTATGTGGTGGCTGCATACGCTTCAGCTCCAAGGAAAGGTACAGTGTTCTGGCCTCAAATGGCAAAGTTTGGAGATATAGTTTCTTCCTGGGCAATTCGAGTAAAGCATGATTTGCAAATCCAGTTAAAAACCACGGGTGTGTCTTTTACGATGTGGAAACACGCCTTTTCCGGCATTCAAAAGCTGGGAGTGTTTCTCGACTGGGCAGGTGGTACGCTTTCCTTCTATGGTGTCTCtggaaacaaaatgaaacactACTACACCTTCAAGGAAGCATTTGATGAACCGATTTATGCAGGTTTTGCAGCATACGACAAACAGAGTTATGCTTTACTGTCATCGTTTTAG